The Propionibacterium freudenreichii subsp. freudenreichii genome contains a region encoding:
- a CDS encoding MarR family winged helix-turn-helix transcriptional regulator yields the protein MRQSEAQLRRDRGGRGVMEGQGRVLHMLALHSPIAQKELSYLLGIRPQSLGELLGKLEESGQIARHPDPDDRRAQVVEITARGRAADSDRPAAPGDPFAVLDPDQQREFVTLLDQVIDGLEASIPGGIDRHLQTMRRVWVDNDGWDPEAGPSSGPYQGRGPGFGWPGGRGRRRN from the coding sequence ATGCGCCAGAGCGAGGCCCAGCTGCGTCGCGACCGCGGCGGACGCGGCGTGATGGAGGGCCAGGGTCGCGTGCTGCACATGCTGGCGCTGCACTCACCGATCGCCCAGAAGGAGCTGTCGTACCTGCTGGGCATCAGGCCGCAGTCGCTGGGTGAGCTGCTGGGCAAGCTCGAGGAATCCGGCCAGATCGCCCGGCATCCCGACCCCGACGACCGACGCGCCCAGGTGGTGGAGATCACCGCCCGGGGACGCGCCGCCGACTCCGACCGCCCCGCCGCGCCCGGTGATCCCTTCGCCGTGCTCGACCCCGACCAACAGCGGGAGTTCGTCACCCTGCTCGACCAGGTGATCGACGGCCTGGAGGCATCGATCCCCGGCGGCATCGACCGCCACCTGCAGACGATGCGCCGGGTCTGGGTGGACAACGACGGCTGGGATCCCGAGGCCGGACCCTCGTCCGGCCCCTACCAGGGACGCGGCCCGGGCTTCGGATGGCCGGGCGGACGAGGCCGCCGCCGGAACTGA
- a CDS encoding ABC transporter permease, which yields MTTLVENPTVTTSPVATGLHNRADLAQTVRNSLTMAYRGLLKIRHNPEQLVDVLVQPILFTLMFAYLFGGAIAGNVASYLPALIPGILVQTVITTSMVTGTQLREDMDKGVFDRFRSLPIARIAPLAGALLADTIRYAIATTLTFAMGYLLGLRPAGGLGRVVVAGLLVMACAWAISWIFALLGVVARTAASVQGFGMIVLFPLTFLSNAYVPVDTLPAALKWFANVNPLSHLITAVRELINQSTISGEFWLTLLGAAVIVAIFAPLTVRAYMRRA from the coding sequence ATGACCACACTTGTTGAGAACCCCACCGTCACCACGTCGCCGGTTGCCACCGGCCTGCACAACCGCGCAGACCTGGCCCAGACCGTGCGCAATTCACTGACCATGGCCTACCGCGGCCTGCTCAAGATCCGGCACAACCCCGAACAGCTCGTGGACGTGCTGGTGCAGCCGATCCTGTTCACCCTGATGTTCGCCTATCTGTTCGGCGGCGCGATCGCCGGCAATGTGGCGTCGTACCTGCCCGCCCTGATCCCCGGGATCCTGGTGCAGACCGTGATCACCACCTCGATGGTCACCGGCACCCAGCTACGCGAGGACATGGACAAGGGAGTGTTCGATCGCTTCCGTTCCCTGCCGATCGCCCGCATCGCACCTCTGGCCGGCGCGCTGCTGGCCGACACCATCCGCTATGCCATCGCGACCACGCTCACCTTCGCGATGGGCTATCTTCTGGGCCTGCGCCCGGCCGGCGGACTGGGCCGCGTGGTGGTCGCCGGGCTGCTCGTGATGGCCTGCGCCTGGGCGATCAGCTGGATCTTCGCGCTGCTCGGCGTCGTGGCCCGCACCGCGGCCAGCGTGCAGGGATTCGGCATGATCGTGCTGTTCCCGCTCACCTTCCTGTCCAACGCCTATGTGCCGGTGGACACGCTGCCGGCCGCCCTGAAGTGGTTCGCCAACGTCAACCCGCTGTCGCACCTGATCACCGCGGTGCGCGAGCTCATCAACCAGTCGACGATCAGCGGCGAGTTCTGGCTGACGCTGCTCGGCGCCGCCGTCATCGTGGCGATCTTCGCGCCGCTCACCGTGCGGGCCTATATGCGCCGCGCCTGA
- a CDS encoding sulfate ABC transporter substrate-binding protein, translating into MTSRFPTAVPRGAAHASGSPGPRPVSRRRFLLGVSAVVGASALGASALAGCSNIASAGTRAGQLTIVGFAVLSEADLGLAAEWGTTPGGSGVKVQTSFGASGEQSRNVANGLPADFVHFSLSSDMTRLVDKGLVSQDWKKGAHNGIVTKSVVVLVVRPGNPLGITGWDDLARPDVKVVTPNPSSSGSARWNILAAWAHIGADGKHDDQAEDFLGKVLGNTVSLPGSGRDATTAFTSGNADVLISYENEAILARHKNPGVFDYIVPDDTLTIENPGAVLTNAQSASAASWLDFAHSERGQGVLAGFGFRPLAGAVPAQVVGANDPGNPYPTPDRLLTIDKDFGGWSKVNKKFFADGGLITKLLSKVASS; encoded by the coding sequence ATGACCTCACGATTCCCCACCGCAGTGCCCCGGGGTGCTGCGCACGCATCCGGTAGCCCCGGACCCCGTCCGGTGAGCCGGCGGCGCTTCCTGCTCGGCGTCAGCGCCGTGGTGGGTGCCTCCGCACTCGGCGCCTCGGCGCTCGCGGGCTGCTCCAACATCGCCTCGGCCGGCACGCGCGCCGGCCAGCTGACCATCGTCGGCTTCGCCGTGCTCTCGGAGGCCGACCTCGGCCTGGCCGCAGAATGGGGCACCACCCCGGGCGGCTCCGGGGTGAAGGTGCAGACCTCCTTCGGTGCGTCGGGTGAGCAGAGCCGCAATGTCGCCAACGGACTGCCCGCCGACTTCGTGCACTTCTCGCTGTCGTCGGACATGACCCGCCTGGTCGACAAGGGCCTGGTCTCCCAGGACTGGAAGAAGGGCGCCCACAACGGCATCGTCACCAAGTCGGTGGTGGTGCTGGTGGTGCGTCCCGGCAATCCGCTGGGCATCACCGGCTGGGACGACCTGGCCCGCCCCGACGTGAAGGTGGTCACCCCCAATCCGAGCTCATCGGGGTCGGCGCGCTGGAACATCCTGGCCGCCTGGGCCCACATCGGCGCCGACGGCAAGCACGACGACCAGGCCGAGGACTTCCTGGGCAAGGTGCTCGGCAACACCGTCTCGCTGCCCGGCAGCGGCCGCGACGCCACCACCGCGTTCACCTCGGGCAATGCCGATGTGCTCATCTCCTATGAGAACGAGGCCATCCTGGCCCGGCACAAGAACCCCGGCGTGTTCGACTACATCGTTCCCGACGACACCCTGACCATCGAGAACCCGGGCGCCGTGCTCACCAATGCCCAGAGCGCCTCGGCGGCGTCCTGGCTGGACTTCGCCCACTCCGAGCGGGGTCAGGGCGTGCTCGCCGGCTTCGGTTTCCGTCCGCTCGCCGGTGCGGTGCCCGCCCAGGTGGTGGGCGCCAATGACCCGGGCAATCCCTATCCGACGCCGGACCGCCTGCTGACGATCGACAAGGACTTCGGCGGCTGGTCAAAGGTCAACAAGAAGTTCTTCGCAGACGGTGGCCTGATCACCAAACTCCTCAGCAAGGTGGCCAGCTCATGA
- a CDS encoding endonuclease domain-containing protein, translated as MCMTLPGVESALESRYVRNVVRDHGLPEGERQVWLGRTRVDCLIPEYGLIIELDGRAHHEHRRFRDMGRDNANLVDRGLVTLRYGWHDVATRPCSVARQLASILHRRGWDGSPRPCKRCRQPGPQLH; from the coding sequence ATGTGCATGACATTGCCGGGCGTCGAAAGCGCGCTTGAAAGCCGCTACGTCCGCAACGTCGTCAGGGATCACGGGCTGCCCGAAGGCGAGCGTCAGGTGTGGTTGGGACGCACGCGGGTCGATTGCCTGATTCCCGAATACGGCCTCATCATCGAACTCGATGGCCGCGCCCACCATGAGCACCGACGCTTCCGTGACATGGGCCGCGATAATGCCAACCTCGTCGACCGCGGGCTCGTGACCCTGCGCTACGGCTGGCACGACGTGGCAACACGCCCTTGCAGCGTCGCCCGGCAGTTGGCATCGATCCTGCACCGAAGGGGGTGGGACGGCAGCCCCCGCCCCTGTAAGCGTTGTCGCCAGCCCGGGCCCCAGCTCCACTAA
- a CDS encoding type IV toxin-antitoxin system AbiEi family antitoxin domain-containing protein: protein MKKRIEPGTDLLVLAARQGGCLTWTQCAAHGLTRSAINRLLAASWTRTASGIYCIHPPD, encoded by the coding sequence ATGAAGAAGCGCATCGAACCCGGCACCGACCTGCTCGTGCTTGCTGCCCGTCAGGGCGGTTGCCTCACGTGGACCCAGTGCGCAGCTCACGGGCTCACTCGGTCCGCCATCAATCGCCTGTTGGCAGCCTCTTGGACGCGCACGGCGAGCGGCATCTACTGCATCCACCCACCGGATTAG
- a CDS encoding Re/Si-specific NAD(P)(+) transhydrogenase subunit alpha — protein MRIGIPRESLPGERRVAATPKTVPQLIKLGYEVVVEHGAGQQASLPDEEYEAAGASLGDSKTVWDSDIVLAVNEPSVEELGAMHRGATLATFLHPRENPGLIEALQKAGVTGMSMDMVPRISRAQSMDALSSTANISGYRAVVEAAYAYGRTFGGQVTAAGKVAPAKVFVIGTGVAGLAALGAANSMGAEVFATDVRPETAEQVESMGATFLNVKAPEEAEQGVSSDGYAKETSDDYNKRAADLYAEQAKKVDVIITTAAIPGKPSPKLITADMVKSMKSGSVIVDLAALGGGNCELTKPGEKYTTDNGVTIIGYTDMPSRLPTQASQLYGTNLVNLVRLATPDKDGKFVDDFDDEVLRNMTVTKDGEITFPPPPIQVSAAPTPAPAAAAKPAAEPAKPKPPKPWYFLFGIVGATAVVLIALLTIAPTSFVTLFSVFALAGVVGYYVVWNVSHALHTPLMSVTNAISGIIIVGAMLQLPKDNPAIMIIAALGVLIASINIFGGFSVTRRMLNMFRKD, from the coding sequence ATGAGAATTGGCATTCCACGGGAGTCCCTGCCCGGCGAACGCCGTGTAGCTGCCACCCCCAAGACCGTTCCCCAGCTGATCAAGCTGGGTTACGAGGTGGTGGTTGAACACGGTGCTGGCCAGCAGGCTTCACTGCCGGACGAGGAGTACGAGGCCGCGGGCGCATCGCTCGGCGACTCGAAAACCGTCTGGGACAGTGACATTGTTCTGGCAGTAAACGAACCGAGCGTCGAGGAGCTGGGTGCCATGCACCGCGGCGCCACGCTCGCCACATTCCTCCATCCGCGAGAGAATCCCGGCCTCATCGAGGCCCTGCAGAAGGCCGGCGTCACCGGCATGAGCATGGACATGGTGCCCCGCATCAGCCGTGCCCAGTCGATGGACGCACTGAGCTCCACTGCGAACATCTCCGGTTACCGCGCTGTGGTCGAGGCGGCCTACGCCTATGGACGCACCTTCGGTGGCCAGGTGACCGCGGCAGGCAAGGTGGCACCGGCAAAGGTCTTCGTGATCGGCACCGGCGTCGCCGGGTTGGCGGCGCTGGGCGCCGCCAACTCGATGGGCGCCGAGGTGTTCGCCACCGACGTGCGTCCCGAGACCGCCGAGCAGGTGGAGTCGATGGGCGCCACCTTCCTCAACGTGAAGGCTCCCGAGGAGGCCGAGCAGGGCGTCAGCTCCGACGGCTACGCCAAGGAGACCAGCGACGACTACAACAAGCGCGCCGCTGACCTGTACGCCGAGCAGGCCAAGAAGGTCGACGTCATCATCACCACCGCGGCCATCCCCGGCAAGCCGAGCCCCAAGCTCATCACCGCCGACATGGTGAAGTCGATGAAGTCCGGCTCCGTGATCGTCGACCTGGCAGCGCTGGGCGGCGGCAACTGTGAGCTCACCAAGCCCGGCGAGAAGTACACCACCGACAACGGCGTGACCATCATCGGTTACACCGACATGCCCAGCCGCCTGCCCACCCAGGCATCGCAGCTGTACGGCACCAACCTGGTGAACCTCGTCCGGCTGGCCACCCCCGACAAGGATGGCAAGTTCGTCGACGACTTCGACGACGAAGTGCTGCGCAACATGACCGTGACGAAGGACGGCGAGATCACCTTCCCGCCGCCGCCGATCCAGGTCTCCGCAGCCCCGACCCCGGCGCCCGCGGCCGCCGCCAAGCCGGCAGCCGAACCCGCCAAGCCCAAGCCCCCGAAGCCCTGGTACTTCCTGTTCGGCATCGTGGGGGCCACCGCAGTGGTGCTCATCGCGCTGCTGACGATCGCACCGACCTCGTTCGTCACGCTGTTCAGCGTGTTCGCACTGGCCGGCGTCGTGGGCTACTACGTGGTCTGGAACGTCTCGCATGCCCTGCACACGCCACTGATGAGTGTGACCAACGCCATCTCGGGCATCATCATCGTGGGCGCCATGCTGCAGCTGCCGAAGGACAATCCGGCGATCATGATCATCGCCGCCCTCGGTGTGCTCATCGCATCGATCAACATCTTCGGTGGATTCTCAGTCACCCGCCGCATGCTCAACATGTTCAGGAAGGACTGA
- a CDS encoding sulfate/molybdate ABC transporter ATP-binding protein produces MSIEIEGLNKSFGDFAALTDINLTIPTGEITALLGPSGGGKSTLLRIIAGLEKADTGTVVIGGTDTTTVPARKRDIGFVFQHYAAFKHMSVAKNVGFGLTVRKRPKDEIAERVDELLGLVHLSQFADRLPAQLSGGQRQRMALARALAVRPKVLLLDEPFGALDAKVRKELREWLARLHEQMQVTTVFVTHDQEEALELAQSVVVINRGRIEQIGAPEELYDEPANRFVMGFLGDTTTLDGQLIRPHDIRVHAEPRPGAIPGILERVQRIGFEVRLTVRPTEPGQPEVTVQLTRTVHKTSGILEGDAVWLEPLLGARTVPAVVPGEDLETPLTDADEQEVGASGAETFAA; encoded by the coding sequence ATGAGCATCGAAATCGAGGGCCTCAACAAGTCGTTCGGCGACTTCGCGGCCCTGACTGACATCAACCTGACCATTCCCACCGGCGAGATCACCGCGCTGCTCGGGCCGTCCGGCGGCGGCAAGTCGACGCTGCTGCGCATCATCGCCGGGCTCGAGAAGGCCGACACCGGCACGGTGGTGATCGGGGGCACCGACACCACCACGGTGCCCGCCCGCAAGCGCGACATCGGCTTCGTCTTCCAGCACTATGCGGCGTTCAAGCACATGAGCGTGGCCAAGAACGTCGGCTTCGGCCTGACCGTGCGCAAGCGCCCCAAGGACGAGATCGCCGAGCGCGTCGATGAGTTGCTGGGGCTGGTGCACCTGAGCCAGTTCGCCGACCGCCTGCCCGCGCAGCTGTCGGGCGGCCAACGCCAGCGGATGGCGCTGGCCCGGGCCCTGGCGGTGCGTCCCAAGGTGCTGCTGCTCGACGAGCCCTTCGGCGCCCTGGACGCCAAGGTGCGCAAGGAGCTGCGCGAATGGTTGGCCCGCCTGCACGAGCAGATGCAGGTGACCACCGTGTTCGTCACCCACGACCAGGAGGAGGCGCTGGAGCTGGCGCAGTCGGTGGTGGTGATCAACCGCGGACGCATCGAGCAGATCGGCGCGCCCGAGGAGCTGTACGACGAGCCCGCCAACCGCTTCGTGATGGGCTTCCTCGGCGACACCACCACCCTGGACGGCCAGCTGATCCGTCCCCATGACATCCGGGTGCACGCCGAGCCGCGTCCCGGTGCCATCCCCGGCATCCTCGAGCGGGTGCAGCGCATCGGCTTCGAGGTGCGCCTCACGGTGCGTCCCACCGAGCCGGGCCAGCCGGAGGTGACGGTGCAGCTCACCCGCACCGTGCACAAGACCAGCGGCATCCTGGAGGGCGACGCGGTGTGGCTCGAGCCGCTGCTGGGCGCGCGCACCGTGCCGGCCGTCGTTCCCGGGGAGGACCTCGAGACGCCACTGACCGACGCCGATGAGCAGGAGGTTGGAGCGTCCGGGGCCGAGACGTTTGCGGCCTGA
- a CDS encoding daunorubicin resistance protein DrrA family ABC transporter ATP-binding protein translates to MTETLAVEAHGLVKQFGSNRAVDGVDLAIDQGAIYGVLGPNGAGKTTTISMLTTLLRPDAGSATIFGHDVERQAGIVRQLIGVTGQYASVDETLTATENLMIFGRLLGLSRRQARTKATELLEQFGLTDAAARPLKNFSGGMRRRLDLASSLIAQPPLIFLDEPTTGLDPRTRGQMWDTIRSLVAGGSTVLLTTQYLDEADQLANRVAVIDRGRVVAEDTPDDLKRSVGSASLIITLREPADAAPTTAVIERVLGVAASRSPESGRLTMPLTDPDHVTDLLNALRADSIGLVELSVQKPTLDEVFLTLTGHDTHSANPTNGASDSADTTESPLTDASATSTNSSAREANAA, encoded by the coding sequence ATGACTGAAACACTCGCCGTCGAGGCGCACGGACTGGTCAAGCAGTTCGGCTCGAACCGCGCCGTCGACGGAGTCGACCTGGCCATCGACCAGGGCGCCATCTACGGCGTGCTCGGCCCCAACGGTGCCGGCAAGACCACCACCATCTCGATGCTCACCACACTGCTACGTCCCGACGCCGGCAGCGCCACGATCTTCGGCCACGACGTGGAACGCCAAGCCGGCATCGTGCGCCAGCTGATCGGCGTCACCGGCCAGTACGCGTCGGTGGACGAAACCCTCACCGCCACCGAGAACCTGATGATCTTCGGGCGGTTGTTGGGCCTGTCACGGCGCCAGGCCCGCACCAAGGCCACCGAACTGCTCGAACAATTCGGCCTCACCGACGCCGCCGCGCGTCCGCTCAAGAACTTCTCGGGAGGCATGCGCCGACGCCTCGACCTGGCATCGTCGCTCATCGCCCAGCCGCCGCTGATCTTCCTCGACGAACCCACCACCGGGCTCGACCCGCGCACCCGCGGGCAGATGTGGGACACCATCCGCTCGCTGGTGGCCGGCGGCTCTACCGTGCTGCTGACCACCCAATACCTCGACGAGGCCGACCAACTGGCCAACCGCGTCGCCGTGATCGATCGTGGCCGGGTGGTGGCCGAGGACACCCCCGACGACCTCAAGCGCTCGGTGGGTTCGGCCTCGCTGATCATCACCCTGCGCGAGCCGGCCGACGCCGCCCCCACGACGGCGGTGATCGAGCGCGTGCTCGGGGTGGCCGCCTCGCGCAGCCCCGAATCGGGCCGCCTCACCATGCCGCTGACCGATCCCGACCATGTGACCGACCTGCTCAACGCGCTGCGCGCCGACAGCATCGGCCTGGTCGAGCTGAGCGTGCAGAAGCCGACCCTCGACGAGGTCTTCCTCACCCTGACCGGCCACGACACCCACAGCGCCAATCCCACCAATGGCGCTTCCGACAGCGCCGATACCACCGAATCCCCACTCACCGACGCCTCCGCGACGTCCACCAACTCTTCCGCCCGGGAGGCGAATGCAGCATGA
- the pntB gene encoding Re/Si-specific NAD(P)(+) transhydrogenase subunit beta: MVLLETDYINNFINSTFIVSGILFILALAGLSKHESSKRGNAFGILGMALALIAAVVSMINGDTKAIAWVLLVVAMIIGAAIGLWKAAKVEMTGMPELVAQLHSFVGLAAVLIGINTYIEHPDADAFHMYEMWIGVFIGAVTFTGSIVAWGKLSGKMKSAPLTLPGRNWLNLGGLIAIIAFGVWFANGGGWLPLILLTVLSLALGFHLVAAIGGADMPVVISMLNSYSGWAAAFSGFSLGLEVLIVTGALVGASGAILSYIMCKAMNRNFVSVILGGFGQETATADAGPQGDIHEVDAAQVAEMLKDAESVIITPGYGMAVAQAQYPVAELVKKLQANGTEVRFGIHPVAGRLPGHMNVLLAEAHVPYDIVMEMDEINDDFKDTDVVLVIGANDTVNPAAMEPGSPISGMPVLHVWEAKQVVVFKRSMSAGYAGVQNPLFFKDNTSMLFGDAKASVDAINAALPATADAK; encoded by the coding sequence ATGGTGCTCCTCGAAACTGATTACATCAACAACTTCATCAATTCGACGTTCATCGTCTCGGGCATCCTCTTCATCCTGGCCCTGGCCGGGTTGTCCAAGCACGAGTCGTCCAAGCGCGGTAATGCGTTCGGCATCCTGGGCATGGCCCTGGCGCTGATCGCTGCCGTCGTCTCCATGATCAACGGCGACACCAAGGCAATCGCCTGGGTGCTGCTGGTGGTCGCCATGATCATCGGTGCCGCCATCGGCCTGTGGAAGGCTGCCAAGGTCGAAATGACCGGCATGCCCGAGCTGGTCGCCCAGCTGCACAGCTTCGTCGGCCTGGCCGCCGTGCTGATCGGCATCAACACCTACATCGAGCATCCCGATGCGGACGCCTTCCACATGTATGAGATGTGGATCGGCGTGTTCATCGGCGCTGTCACCTTCACCGGATCGATCGTCGCCTGGGGCAAGCTGTCGGGCAAGATGAAGTCGGCGCCGCTCACCCTGCCGGGCCGTAACTGGCTCAACCTGGGTGGCCTCATCGCCATCATCGCCTTCGGCGTCTGGTTCGCGAACGGCGGCGGCTGGCTGCCGCTCATCCTGCTGACGGTGCTCTCGCTGGCCCTCGGCTTCCACCTGGTGGCCGCCATCGGTGGTGCCGACATGCCGGTGGTCATCTCGATGCTGAACAGCTACTCCGGTTGGGCTGCCGCGTTCAGCGGCTTCAGCCTCGGCCTCGAGGTGCTGATCGTCACGGGTGCCCTGGTTGGTGCTTCCGGCGCCATCCTGTCGTACATCATGTGCAAGGCCATGAACCGCAACTTCGTGTCGGTGATCCTCGGTGGCTTCGGTCAGGAGACCGCGACCGCCGACGCCGGCCCGCAGGGCGACATCCATGAGGTTGACGCCGCGCAGGTGGCCGAGATGCTGAAGGACGCCGAGAGCGTCATCATCACCCCCGGTTACGGCATGGCCGTCGCCCAGGCGCAGTACCCCGTCGCCGAGCTCGTCAAGAAGCTGCAGGCCAATGGCACCGAGGTGCGCTTCGGCATCCACCCGGTTGCCGGCCGCCTGCCCGGCCACATGAACGTGCTGCTCGCAGAGGCCCATGTGCCCTACGACATCGTCATGGAAATGGACGAGATCAACGACGACTTCAAGGACACCGACGTGGTGCTCGTGATCGGTGCCAATGACACCGTGAACCCCGCTGCCATGGAGCCCGGCTCGCCCATCTCGGGCATGCCCGTGCTGCACGTGTGGGAGGCCAAGCAGGTTGTGGTGTTCAAGCGCAGCATGAGCGCTGGCTATGCCGGCGTGCAGAACCCGCTGTTCTTCAAGGACAACACCTCGATGCTGTTCGGCGACGCGAAGGCCTCGGTCGACGCGATCAATGCCGCGCTACCTGCCACGGCCGACGCCAAGTAG
- a CDS encoding sulfate ABC transporter permease produces the protein MKWGLRLFAIAYLTLLVAWPVALVVRNTFSSGFGVVAQTLSSPQVTSALRLTAIVAGIAVVINLVFGVGISLLLVRYRFPGRRILSLLVDLPMSVSPVVVGLALTLVYAKDAALGGALFHAGYRIIFATPGMVLATVFVSLPLMIRELVPVLQEIGDDQEQAANSLGASGWQAFWRITLPGIKWAVVYGVVLSLARSLGEFGAVKVVSGNVSQLTQTATLAVEETYQNFDQQTAYTVALLLTLATVISIIVVSILRPKETAK, from the coding sequence GTGAAATGGGGCCTACGACTGTTCGCCATCGCCTATCTGACGCTGCTGGTCGCCTGGCCGGTGGCCCTGGTGGTGCGCAACACCTTCTCGTCGGGCTTCGGCGTGGTGGCACAGACCCTGTCGAGCCCCCAGGTGACCTCGGCGCTGCGCCTCACCGCGATCGTCGCCGGCATCGCGGTGGTGATCAACCTGGTGTTCGGTGTGGGCATCTCGCTGCTGCTGGTGCGCTACCGCTTCCCCGGACGACGCATCCTGTCGCTGCTCGTCGACCTGCCGATGTCGGTGTCGCCGGTGGTCGTCGGCCTGGCGCTCACCCTTGTGTACGCCAAGGACGCCGCCCTGGGCGGGGCCCTGTTCCATGCCGGCTACCGCATCATCTTCGCCACCCCCGGCATGGTGCTCGCCACCGTCTTCGTGTCACTGCCACTGATGATCCGCGAGCTCGTCCCGGTGCTGCAGGAGATCGGCGACGACCAGGAACAGGCCGCCAACTCGCTGGGCGCCAGCGGCTGGCAGGCGTTCTGGCGCATCACCCTGCCCGGCATCAAGTGGGCCGTCGTCTATGGCGTCGTGCTGTCGCTGGCCCGCTCGCTGGGCGAGTTCGGCGCCGTGAAGGTGGTCTCGGGCAATGTCTCGCAGCTCACCCAGACCGCCACGCTCGCCGTGGAGGAGACCTATCAGAACTTCGACCAGCAGACGGCCTACACGGTGGCCCTGCTGCTCACCCTGGCGACCGTGATCTCGATCATCGTCGTCTCGATCCTTCGTCCCAAGGAGACCGCAAAATGA
- the cysT gene encoding sulfate ABC transporter permease subunit CysT: MSQHSVGQLGLGLPASDTVISGVTGIAGATEIPARATRPARTDAGETPASRALLGAVWDALRSRLRRSGGGKGNGGESKSGRRALTGSSGIGLGVAVLWFSLLVLIPLAAVVGTAASGGVGPFVAALTNKQTLNAILLTSGISLLVTALNVVVGTLIAWVLVRDRFWGRSVLDVVIDIPFALPTVVAGLVLLSLYGDGSPLGIDIANTRWAVVFALAFVTLPFVVRAVQPVLEELDTDVEEAAGLLGASQPTIFVKVVLPSLVPAITSGAALSFARGISEYGSLVLLSGNLPNRTEVVSVRVLSHIENGDLVSASALATGMLIIAALAIFGLDVIRRKAARRDS, encoded by the coding sequence ATGAGCCAACACAGTGTGGGTCAGCTGGGCCTCGGCCTGCCGGCCTCCGACACCGTGATCTCGGGGGTCACCGGCATCGCCGGGGCCACGGAGATCCCCGCCCGCGCCACGCGTCCCGCACGCACCGACGCCGGCGAGACACCCGCCTCGCGCGCCCTGCTGGGTGCCGTCTGGGACGCCCTGCGCTCCCGCCTGCGCCGCTCCGGCGGCGGGAAGGGCAACGGAGGGGAATCGAAGTCGGGGCGTCGCGCCCTCACCGGCTCGTCGGGCATCGGCCTGGGCGTGGCGGTGCTGTGGTTCAGCCTGCTGGTGCTCATCCCGCTCGCCGCAGTGGTCGGCACGGCCGCCAGCGGAGGCGTCGGACCGTTCGTCGCGGCGCTGACCAACAAGCAGACCCTCAACGCCATCCTGCTCACCTCCGGCATCTCGCTGCTGGTCACCGCCCTGAACGTGGTGGTGGGCACGCTGATCGCCTGGGTGCTGGTGCGCGACCGCTTCTGGGGACGCTCGGTGCTCGACGTGGTGATCGACATCCCCTTCGCGCTGCCCACCGTGGTCGCCGGCCTGGTGCTGCTGTCGCTGTACGGCGACGGCTCGCCGCTGGGCATCGACATCGCCAACACCCGCTGGGCGGTGGTGTTCGCGCTCGCCTTCGTCACCCTGCCCTTCGTGGTGCGGGCGGTGCAGCCGGTGCTCGAGGAACTGGACACCGACGTCGAGGAGGCGGCCGGCCTGCTCGGCGCCAGCCAGCCGACGATCTTCGTCAAGGTGGTGCTGCCGTCCCTGGTGCCGGCCATCACCTCGGGTGCCGCGCTGTCCTTCGCCCGCGGCATCTCCGAGTACGGCTCGCTGGTGCTGCTGTCGGGCAACCTGCCCAACCGCACCGAGGTGGTCAGCGTGCGCGTGCTCAGCCATATCGAGAATGGCGACCTGGTCTCCGCGTCGGCGCTGGCCACCGGAATGCTCATCATCGCGGCCCTCGCGATCTTCGGGCTCGATGTGATCCGCAGGAAGGCGGCCCGTCGTGATTCGTGA